Proteins from one Mercurialis annua linkage group LG7, ddMerAnnu1.2, whole genome shotgun sequence genomic window:
- the LOC126654467 gene encoding putative B3 domain-containing protein Os03g0621600 isoform X2: protein MIKMMIPSAFVMEYKKIMPRTLKFPKIGIFYTVLVIRNKDGKLFQEAELSKTSGIIMENGIHFFKILLNADIQAGKIRMPKMFVKEHGNSLSNPVILEVPINETWEVELSRPDDDVWLDKGWKEFADFYSLEHGSFLLFRYEGDCRFSMKICEKGGLEITYPIGHASSSRQKAPGKRQVRYCDRYKDASSDDDHVDQSKNLHNAYVDGHASSVRQKAAGKRQVPYCDRYKDASSDDDHGDQSKNLRNAYVDDGHASSVRQKPSGNRQAPYCDKYKDASSDDDHGDQSKNLGNAYVDDGHASSVRQKAAGKRRVRYCDRYEDAISDDDHGDQSKNYRNAYVDDYKEKRKSDVSKLASDSTRGIKETIVKKRGRPKSSKQSEKPQVSATKTGDKAEKRSDIKMKHPFIELVLKDYHRFSLVITKGFANSSGLINMRKTCIQDPVGRQWPLLVHIMSTNQLRLSTGWSNFYRANELATGDTLVLYSKLGFGSLIIAEVHKCGRPEL, encoded by the exons ATGATTAAAATG ATGATACCGAGTGCCTTTGTAATGGAGTACAAGAAAATCATGCCTCGTACACTAAAATTTCCTaaaattggaattttttatACAGTATTGGTTATAAGAAATAAAGATG GCAAATTATTTCAAGAAGCTGAGCTATCAAAAACCTCTGGGATTATCATGGAGAATGGCATACATTTTTTCAAGATActtcttaatgctgatattcaAGCAGGAAAAATT AGGATGCCTAAAATGTTTGTGAAAGAGCATGGAAACAGTTTGTCGAATCCAGTAATACTTGAGGTCCCTATAAATGAAACATGGGAAGTAGAGTTGTCTAGGCCGGATGATGATGTTTGGTTAGATAAGGGCTGGAAAGAATTTGCAGATTTCTACTCTCTGGAACATGGGAGCTTTTTACTTTTTAGATATGAAGGTGATTGTCGTTTCTCCATGAAGATATGCGAGAAGGGTGGTTTGGAGATAACATACCCTATCGGTCATGCCTCTTCTTCGAGACAGAAAGCTCCTGGAAAAAGGCAAGTGCGTTATTGCGATAGATATAAAGATGCTAGCTCTGATGATGATCACGTGGATCAATCGAAGAATTTACATAATGCTTATGTTGATGGTCATGCCTCTTCTGTGAGACAGAAAGCTGCTGGAAAGAGGCAAGTGCCTTACTGTGATAGATATAAAGATGCTAGCTCTGATGATGATCATGGGGATCAATCGAAGAATTTACGTAATGCTTATGTCGATGATGGTCATGCCTCTTCTGTGAGACAGAAACCTTCTGGAAACAGGCAAGCGCCTTACTGCGATAAATATAAAGATGCTAGCTCTGATGATGACCATGGGGATCAATCGAAGAATCTAGGTAATGCTTATGTTGATGATGGTCATGCCTCTTCTGTGAGACAGAAAGCTGCTGGAAAGAGGCGAGTGCGTTACTGTGATAGATATGAAGATGCTATCTCTGATGATGATCATGGGGATCAATCAAAGAATTACCGTAATGCTTATGTTGATGATTACAAGGAAAAAAGGAAGAGTGATGTCTCAAAATTGGCTTCTGACTCTACTAGAGGAATCAAAGAAACCATAGTCAAGAAACGTGGTCGTCCTAAGTCAAGTAAACAGTCTGAGAAACCTCAAGTTTCCGCAACAAAAACTG GTGATAAAGCTGAGAAGAGATCCGACATTAAAATGAAACATCCATTTATTGAACTTGTTCTGAAAGACTATCACAGATTCAGCTTG GTGATAACCAAAGGTTTTGCTAATAGCAGTGGCCTCATAAACATGAGAAAAACTTGTATTCAAGATCCTGTCGGAAGGCAATGGCCACTATTGGTCCACATAATGAGTACTAACCAGCTTCGCTTGAGCACCGGCTGGTCTAACTTTTATCGAGCTAATGAACTGGCTACAGGGGATACTTTGGTTCTTTACTCCAAGCTAGGATTCGGTTCACTCATTATTGCCGAAGTTCATAAATGTGGTCGACCCGAGCTTTAA
- the LOC126654467 gene encoding putative B3 domain-containing protein Os03g0621600 isoform X3, protein MVHFPSKLFQEAELSKTSGIIMENGIHFFKILLNADIQAGKIRMPKMFVKEHGNSLSNPVILEVPINETWEVELSRPDDDVWLDKGWKEFADFYSLEHGSFLLFRYEGDCRFSMKICEKGGLEITYPIGHASSSRQKAPGKRQVRYCDRYKDASSDDDHVDQSKNLHNAYVDGHASSVRQKAAGKRQVPYCDRYKDASSDDDHGDQSKNLRNAYVDDGHASSVRQKPSGNRQAPYCDKYKDASSDDDHGDQSKNLGNAYVDDGHASSVRQKAAGKRRVRYCDRYEDAISDDDHGDQSKNYRNAYVDDYKEKRKSDVSKLASDSTRGIKETIVKKRGRPKSSKQSEKPQVSATKTAWFMQGDKAEKRSDIKMKHPFIELVLKDYHRFSLVITKGFANSSGLINMRKTCIQDPVGRQWPLLVHIMSTNQLRLSTGWSNFYRANELATGDTLVLYSKLGFGSLIIAEVHKCGRPEL, encoded by the exons ATGGTACATTTTCCAA GCAAATTATTTCAAGAAGCTGAGCTATCAAAAACCTCTGGGATTATCATGGAGAATGGCATACATTTTTTCAAGATActtcttaatgctgatattcaAGCAGGAAAAATT AGGATGCCTAAAATGTTTGTGAAAGAGCATGGAAACAGTTTGTCGAATCCAGTAATACTTGAGGTCCCTATAAATGAAACATGGGAAGTAGAGTTGTCTAGGCCGGATGATGATGTTTGGTTAGATAAGGGCTGGAAAGAATTTGCAGATTTCTACTCTCTGGAACATGGGAGCTTTTTACTTTTTAGATATGAAGGTGATTGTCGTTTCTCCATGAAGATATGCGAGAAGGGTGGTTTGGAGATAACATACCCTATCGGTCATGCCTCTTCTTCGAGACAGAAAGCTCCTGGAAAAAGGCAAGTGCGTTATTGCGATAGATATAAAGATGCTAGCTCTGATGATGATCACGTGGATCAATCGAAGAATTTACATAATGCTTATGTTGATGGTCATGCCTCTTCTGTGAGACAGAAAGCTGCTGGAAAGAGGCAAGTGCCTTACTGTGATAGATATAAAGATGCTAGCTCTGATGATGATCATGGGGATCAATCGAAGAATTTACGTAATGCTTATGTCGATGATGGTCATGCCTCTTCTGTGAGACAGAAACCTTCTGGAAACAGGCAAGCGCCTTACTGCGATAAATATAAAGATGCTAGCTCTGATGATGACCATGGGGATCAATCGAAGAATCTAGGTAATGCTTATGTTGATGATGGTCATGCCTCTTCTGTGAGACAGAAAGCTGCTGGAAAGAGGCGAGTGCGTTACTGTGATAGATATGAAGATGCTATCTCTGATGATGATCATGGGGATCAATCAAAGAATTACCGTAATGCTTATGTTGATGATTACAAGGAAAAAAGGAAGAGTGATGTCTCAAAATTGGCTTCTGACTCTACTAGAGGAATCAAAGAAACCATAGTCAAGAAACGTGGTCGTCCTAAGTCAAGTAAACAGTCTGAGAAACCTCAAGTTTCCGCAACAAAAACTG CTTGGTTCATGCAAGGTGATAAAGCTGAGAAGAGATCCGACATTAAAATGAAACATCCATTTATTGAACTTGTTCTGAAAGACTATCACAGATTCAGCTTG GTGATAACCAAAGGTTTTGCTAATAGCAGTGGCCTCATAAACATGAGAAAAACTTGTATTCAAGATCCTGTCGGAAGGCAATGGCCACTATTGGTCCACATAATGAGTACTAACCAGCTTCGCTTGAGCACCGGCTGGTCTAACTTTTATCGAGCTAATGAACTGGCTACAGGGGATACTTTGGTTCTTTACTCCAAGCTAGGATTCGGTTCACTCATTATTGCCGAAGTTCATAAATGTGGTCGACCCGAGCTTTAA
- the LOC126654467 gene encoding putative B3 domain-containing protein Os03g0621600 isoform X1, protein MIKMMIPSAFVMEYKKIMPRTLKFPKIGIFYTVLVIRNKDGKLFQEAELSKTSGIIMENGIHFFKILLNADIQAGKIRMPKMFVKEHGNSLSNPVILEVPINETWEVELSRPDDDVWLDKGWKEFADFYSLEHGSFLLFRYEGDCRFSMKICEKGGLEITYPIGHASSSRQKAPGKRQVRYCDRYKDASSDDDHVDQSKNLHNAYVDGHASSVRQKAAGKRQVPYCDRYKDASSDDDHGDQSKNLRNAYVDDGHASSVRQKPSGNRQAPYCDKYKDASSDDDHGDQSKNLGNAYVDDGHASSVRQKAAGKRRVRYCDRYEDAISDDDHGDQSKNYRNAYVDDYKEKRKSDVSKLASDSTRGIKETIVKKRGRPKSSKQSEKPQVSATKTAWFMQGDKAEKRSDIKMKHPFIELVLKDYHRFSLVITKGFANSSGLINMRKTCIQDPVGRQWPLLVHIMSTNQLRLSTGWSNFYRANELATGDTLVLYSKLGFGSLIIAEVHKCGRPEL, encoded by the exons ATGATTAAAATG ATGATACCGAGTGCCTTTGTAATGGAGTACAAGAAAATCATGCCTCGTACACTAAAATTTCCTaaaattggaattttttatACAGTATTGGTTATAAGAAATAAAGATG GCAAATTATTTCAAGAAGCTGAGCTATCAAAAACCTCTGGGATTATCATGGAGAATGGCATACATTTTTTCAAGATActtcttaatgctgatattcaAGCAGGAAAAATT AGGATGCCTAAAATGTTTGTGAAAGAGCATGGAAACAGTTTGTCGAATCCAGTAATACTTGAGGTCCCTATAAATGAAACATGGGAAGTAGAGTTGTCTAGGCCGGATGATGATGTTTGGTTAGATAAGGGCTGGAAAGAATTTGCAGATTTCTACTCTCTGGAACATGGGAGCTTTTTACTTTTTAGATATGAAGGTGATTGTCGTTTCTCCATGAAGATATGCGAGAAGGGTGGTTTGGAGATAACATACCCTATCGGTCATGCCTCTTCTTCGAGACAGAAAGCTCCTGGAAAAAGGCAAGTGCGTTATTGCGATAGATATAAAGATGCTAGCTCTGATGATGATCACGTGGATCAATCGAAGAATTTACATAATGCTTATGTTGATGGTCATGCCTCTTCTGTGAGACAGAAAGCTGCTGGAAAGAGGCAAGTGCCTTACTGTGATAGATATAAAGATGCTAGCTCTGATGATGATCATGGGGATCAATCGAAGAATTTACGTAATGCTTATGTCGATGATGGTCATGCCTCTTCTGTGAGACAGAAACCTTCTGGAAACAGGCAAGCGCCTTACTGCGATAAATATAAAGATGCTAGCTCTGATGATGACCATGGGGATCAATCGAAGAATCTAGGTAATGCTTATGTTGATGATGGTCATGCCTCTTCTGTGAGACAGAAAGCTGCTGGAAAGAGGCGAGTGCGTTACTGTGATAGATATGAAGATGCTATCTCTGATGATGATCATGGGGATCAATCAAAGAATTACCGTAATGCTTATGTTGATGATTACAAGGAAAAAAGGAAGAGTGATGTCTCAAAATTGGCTTCTGACTCTACTAGAGGAATCAAAGAAACCATAGTCAAGAAACGTGGTCGTCCTAAGTCAAGTAAACAGTCTGAGAAACCTCAAGTTTCCGCAACAAAAACTG CTTGGTTCATGCAAGGTGATAAAGCTGAGAAGAGATCCGACATTAAAATGAAACATCCATTTATTGAACTTGTTCTGAAAGACTATCACAGATTCAGCTTG GTGATAACCAAAGGTTTTGCTAATAGCAGTGGCCTCATAAACATGAGAAAAACTTGTATTCAAGATCCTGTCGGAAGGCAATGGCCACTATTGGTCCACATAATGAGTACTAACCAGCTTCGCTTGAGCACCGGCTGGTCTAACTTTTATCGAGCTAATGAACTGGCTACAGGGGATACTTTGGTTCTTTACTCCAAGCTAGGATTCGGTTCACTCATTATTGCCGAAGTTCATAAATGTGGTCGACCCGAGCTTTAA
- the LOC126654467 gene encoding putative B3 domain-containing protein Os03g0621600 isoform X4: MENGIHFFKILLNADIQAGKIRMPKMFVKEHGNSLSNPVILEVPINETWEVELSRPDDDVWLDKGWKEFADFYSLEHGSFLLFRYEGDCRFSMKICEKGGLEITYPIGHASSSRQKAPGKRQVRYCDRYKDASSDDDHVDQSKNLHNAYVDGHASSVRQKAAGKRQVPYCDRYKDASSDDDHGDQSKNLRNAYVDDGHASSVRQKPSGNRQAPYCDKYKDASSDDDHGDQSKNLGNAYVDDGHASSVRQKAAGKRRVRYCDRYEDAISDDDHGDQSKNYRNAYVDDYKEKRKSDVSKLASDSTRGIKETIVKKRGRPKSSKQSEKPQVSATKTAWFMQGDKAEKRSDIKMKHPFIELVLKDYHRFSLVITKGFANSSGLINMRKTCIQDPVGRQWPLLVHIMSTNQLRLSTGWSNFYRANELATGDTLVLYSKLGFGSLIIAEVHKCGRPEL; encoded by the exons ATGGAGAATGGCATACATTTTTTCAAGATActtcttaatgctgatattcaAGCAGGAAAAATT AGGATGCCTAAAATGTTTGTGAAAGAGCATGGAAACAGTTTGTCGAATCCAGTAATACTTGAGGTCCCTATAAATGAAACATGGGAAGTAGAGTTGTCTAGGCCGGATGATGATGTTTGGTTAGATAAGGGCTGGAAAGAATTTGCAGATTTCTACTCTCTGGAACATGGGAGCTTTTTACTTTTTAGATATGAAGGTGATTGTCGTTTCTCCATGAAGATATGCGAGAAGGGTGGTTTGGAGATAACATACCCTATCGGTCATGCCTCTTCTTCGAGACAGAAAGCTCCTGGAAAAAGGCAAGTGCGTTATTGCGATAGATATAAAGATGCTAGCTCTGATGATGATCACGTGGATCAATCGAAGAATTTACATAATGCTTATGTTGATGGTCATGCCTCTTCTGTGAGACAGAAAGCTGCTGGAAAGAGGCAAGTGCCTTACTGTGATAGATATAAAGATGCTAGCTCTGATGATGATCATGGGGATCAATCGAAGAATTTACGTAATGCTTATGTCGATGATGGTCATGCCTCTTCTGTGAGACAGAAACCTTCTGGAAACAGGCAAGCGCCTTACTGCGATAAATATAAAGATGCTAGCTCTGATGATGACCATGGGGATCAATCGAAGAATCTAGGTAATGCTTATGTTGATGATGGTCATGCCTCTTCTGTGAGACAGAAAGCTGCTGGAAAGAGGCGAGTGCGTTACTGTGATAGATATGAAGATGCTATCTCTGATGATGATCATGGGGATCAATCAAAGAATTACCGTAATGCTTATGTTGATGATTACAAGGAAAAAAGGAAGAGTGATGTCTCAAAATTGGCTTCTGACTCTACTAGAGGAATCAAAGAAACCATAGTCAAGAAACGTGGTCGTCCTAAGTCAAGTAAACAGTCTGAGAAACCTCAAGTTTCCGCAACAAAAACTG CTTGGTTCATGCAAGGTGATAAAGCTGAGAAGAGATCCGACATTAAAATGAAACATCCATTTATTGAACTTGTTCTGAAAGACTATCACAGATTCAGCTTG GTGATAACCAAAGGTTTTGCTAATAGCAGTGGCCTCATAAACATGAGAAAAACTTGTATTCAAGATCCTGTCGGAAGGCAATGGCCACTATTGGTCCACATAATGAGTACTAACCAGCTTCGCTTGAGCACCGGCTGGTCTAACTTTTATCGAGCTAATGAACTGGCTACAGGGGATACTTTGGTTCTTTACTCCAAGCTAGGATTCGGTTCACTCATTATTGCCGAAGTTCATAAATGTGGTCGACCCGAGCTTTAA